The Primulina eburnea isolate SZY01 unplaced genomic scaffold, ASM2296580v1 ctg1404_ERROPOS592791, whole genome shotgun sequence nucleotide sequence GTTATATCGAACTCCTCGGGTCATATCTGGGTTTTCTTTGCTGAGGATGTGATGGTTGAGTGTCTCCTTGATCACACTCAATTCCTTCACTTCCGGGTTTCTGCTAGTTTTTTGCCGACCACTGTTTTTTGCTCCTTTGTTTATGCTAAGTGTGACTACATTGAGCGCAGACAGCTCTGGACTTCTTTGCTTCAGGTTAAGCCTGATCAGGGTCCTTGGCTTGTTGGTGGCGACTTTAATGTAGTTAGAAATTCGTCTGAGTGTTTGGGTTCTTCTGGTGGGCGGTTACTTCCCATGGAagaatttaatcattttattttggATTCTGGGTTAGTGGATGCTGGTTTTGAGGGGTCTTCGTTCACGTGGACGAACAAGACCATTTGGAAGCGTCTTGATCGGGTTTTTGTGTCTGTTGATTGGGGTGACCATTTTCATTCTATTCGTGTGGAGCACCTCATTCGTACAGTCTCTGATCATTGTCCTCTTTTTGTGTCAGTCCCGGTTTTTGCTAGTGGGCCGAATTCTTTTCGCTTTCAGAGCATGTGGCTCAGGCACCATGGTTTTTTGCAGACGGTGCGGCTTAATTGGAATTTGCCGTGTCATTTGAACGGCATGCACCGTCTTTTTGTGAAATTGAAGCGCCTGAAGAGCCATCTGAAGTGGTGGAACAAGGGTGTTTTTGGTGATCTTTTTGCCAAACTTGCGGAGGCGGAGCAGGCTGTCCGGGTTGCTGAGGCAGTTTGCTAGGCTGATCCTTCGGATTTGCATTGGACTACTTTGTCCAATTGCAATGCCGATCTTGCTCGAGTTACCGccatggaggcggatttttggCGGCAAAAAGCCGCTTGTAGGTGGTTAGAGGATGGTGAGAGGAACACCAAACTCTTCCACAATATGGTCAAGAAAAAACGGGTGGCTAATAAAATTTTCCGTATTTGGGATAATGGCTCTTGCCTTACTTCCCCTGATCTTATTCAGCAGTCTGGGGCCGCCTTTTTTCAAAACCTGCTTACTGGGGATCCTTTTGTGCTTTCTTGCCCAGATTTTTCTGACTTCCCCTTGGTGATCGCAGATTTGGAGAACGCCAATATTGCTGCCCCCCCTTCTTTGGAGGAGGTGCGGGCGACTGTTTTCTCCATACATCGTGATAGTGTGGCGGGGCCTGATGGTTTCTCTTCGGCCTTCTTTCAGCATTGTTGGGAGATTGTCCATCAGGATGTTTTGGATGCGGTTCTTGATTTCTTTCGGGGTAGTCCCATGCCACAGGGGTTCACTGCCACCACGATCACATTGATTCCCAAAGTCATGGGTGCTCAGGCTTGGTCGGTACTTTCGTCCTATCAGCTTGTGTAATGTGACCAATAAGATAATTTCAAAACTTTTGTATTCTCGATTGAAGGTGGTGGCGGAGAGGCTTGTTTCGTGGAATCAGAGTGGCTTTGTTCCAGGGAGGGTGATTTCGGATAATATCCTCCTTGCTCAAGAGCTTACTCATAGTCTTTCTCTCCCCACCCGTGGTGGCAATGTCATTTTGAAATTGGACATGGCCAAAGCCTATGATAGGGTCCAATGGTCTTTTCTGTTGGATGTTTTGAGGCATTATGGCTTTTCAGAGCAGGTTGTGTCGATGATATCTGCCTGCATTTCTCATTGCCAATTCTCAGTTAATATCAATGGTTCACTCACCGGATTCTTTGGATCCACTAGGGGTCTCCGGCAGGGCGACCCTTTGTCCCCACTTCTTTTCATTCTAGGGGCTGAGTACCTTTCGCGTGGTCTTGATCGTCTTTATCGTCAGTATCCTGCGATTAGGTACCGATCTGGTTGTGATCTCCCTCTTTCCCACCTGGCCTATGCTGATGATATCATTATTTTTGCCACTGGTGGGACTCGTGAGATGAACAGTCTCATGGATTTTTTGCATCACTATGAAAACTGCTCGGGGCAGTTGGTGAATGCATTTAAGAGCGTCATTATTTTGCCTCCGAGGTGTTCTGGTCGTACTCGTTCCCGTCTCCTTCGCATCACTGGGTTTGGGGAGGGTCATTTTCCTATCAAATACCTCGGAGTTCTTTGTTTCGTGGGAATAGAGTTTGCTCTCTTTTTGATCCCCTTGTGCAGATGGTGAGTAAGAAGTTGGAGGGTTGGGAGCTTAAAACTCTTTCCCCGGGGAGTCGTATGACGCTCCTTAGGAGTGTTCTCCTTTCGGTTCCCCTTTACATGTTCCAGGTAGTCCAGCCACCTCTGGCAGTTATGGAGAGGCTCGAGAATGTTTTCAATGGTTTCTTGTGGGGGTCCAGACCCTTGGATAAGAAATGGCATTGGGCGAGATGGTCTCGTGCATGTCTTCCTGTCTCTGAAGGGGGTCTTGGATTTCGCAGGCTCAAAGATATTGTGGAAAGCTTCTCCATTAAATTATGGTTTCGTTTTCGTCAAGGTTCATCCCTATGGGCCAAATTCATGATGAGAAAATACTGCCAGTTGGTGCATCCAGCTTGTGTTTCATCTGCTGGGttcatttctcccacttggcgtCGTTTGCTTAAGATTAGGCCTCGTGCTGAATCTGGCATTCGCTGGAGAGTTGGGATGGGAGATGTTAATTTTTGGGATGATACCTGGTGTGGGGATGTTCCATTATCTAGTCAGTTACCGGTTCGGGGGGATCGGGGTGTCCGTGTTTCTCACTTTATTTCAGATGGGGTTTGGGATTTTGATTTTCTATGTTCAGTTGTTCCTCCCTCTGTTGCTGAGACTATTGCTCTGGTTCCTATTGCATTGGGTGAGCCCGATTTGGCCATTTGGGTGCATAGTTCTGACGGTGTTTTTTCGCTGAAATCCGCTTGGGAGCTTGTCCGCCTGAGAGACCAAGTTTCTGATATATTCACTCCTTGCTGGGGCAGTTGGCTGAGGCCTACTATGTCTTTCTTCCTATGGAGGTTTTGGCATCAATGGCTTCCAGTTGACGATGTTCTCCAGCGTCGTGGTTTCGAGTTGGCGTCTAAATGTCAGTGTTGTGAGATGCCTGAGACATTCACGCACATTTTCATTGACAGCCCTATTGCCAGATCTGTATGGCATTTTTTTGGGGCTGTTTTTCGTGTCCGTATTCCCCTTACTAGTGATTTCAGACTCTTTCTCAGTGCTTGGAAGAGGCATCCGGGGTGGACACCTAGAGGCCACGTGAAGGAGTTTTTGCCTTTCATTGTTTTATGGTTTCTCTGGACAGCTAGGAATGATGCGAAACACCGTCATTTGCACATTTCTGGGGAGACTGTTAAGTCTCAGGTTTTGTCCTATTTACGTCTCGCTCACGCTGCGTCTACTGTTAAGCCCATGCACTGGCGTGGTGTTTTGCATGCTGCGAGGTCGCTGGGGTTTTGTGTTGATTTGCGCAGGGTTCATAAAATGGCGATTGTCCGTTGGTTGAGACCGCCGGTTGGGTGCTTCAAACTGAATGTGGATGggagttcgagaggtagtcgtGGAGCTTCTACTGTTGGTGGTGTTGTTCGTGACTCCTCTGGTCAGGTGCTGGTTTCTTTCAGTGAGTTCATTGGAGTTGGGACCAATATCCGGGCAGAACTTTGGGCTATTTGGAGGGGTCTTCTCATTTCTTCTGATCTTAATTTCTTCCCTCTTTGGATTGAGACTGACTCTCGTATATCTCTTCTTATACTTCGCTCCCGCCGGTGTACTTGGGGTCTTGAGCATATTGTTACACGGATTCTTTTGCTGATGAGGGGGCGTTCAGTTCATCTATCGCATATTTACCGGGAAGGGAATTCAGTGGCGAATGCCTTGGCGGCGAGGGCTCATTTACTCAGGAATTAtaccttagagttaggtccTTCACTACCTAGAAATATCTCCATCCTTGCCCGTTCGGATCGTTCCGGGCTCCCTTACCTCAGATATAGATACTCTTAGCCATTTGTGCCCTTTCCTCTTTTTGGATCTCTTTCTATATCACATCTGTTTGgaggtttatatatatatatatatatatatgtatatatatatatatatatatctatgtaTTTTATTGCAGGTTTATTGCTCTGGGAGTTTGTTTGTCATTCTCATTTGCTCTGTGCTAGTGGGCCCAGACACTGGCACATGATGTGTTTGTCCGGGGTTCTCCTTGCCCGCTG carries:
- the LOC140820723 gene encoding uncharacterized protein — protein: MVECLLDHTQFLHFRVSASFLPTTVFCSFVYAKCDYIERRQLWTSLLQVKPDQGPWLVGGDFNVVRNSSECLGSSGGRLLPMEEFNHFILDSGLVDAGFEGSSFTWTNKTIWKRLDRVFVSVDWGDHFHSIRVEHLIRTVSDHCPLFVSVPVFASGPNSFRFQSMWLRHHGFLQTVRLNWNLPCHLNGMHRLFVKLKRLKSHLKWWNKGVFGDLFAKLAEAEQAVRVAEAVC